The following coding sequences are from one Eucalyptus grandis isolate ANBG69807.140 chromosome 11, ASM1654582v1, whole genome shotgun sequence window:
- the LOC104426798 gene encoding LOW QUALITY PROTEIN: protein FAR1-RELATED SEQUENCE 11 (The sequence of the model RefSeq protein was modified relative to this genomic sequence to represent the inferred CDS: inserted 2 bases in 2 codons), producing MMSELTSVMKETSDNNTDSSPNDFGTIEESPEETILSRQTSINLVPFIGQRFVSQDAAYEFYCSFAKQFGFSIRRHRTRGKDGVGRGITRRDFTCHRGGYPQIKPSDDGKLQRNRKSSRCGCQAFMRIVKRADFDIPEWRITGFSNIHNHELLKSNDMQLLPAYCTMSPDDKSRICMYAKAGMSVRQMLRLMELEKGVKLGCLPFTEIDVRNLLRSFRPVDRDNDAIDLLKMCKDKKDKDPNFKYNFQLDANNRLEYIAWSYASSIRSYEAFGDAVXFDTTHRLEAYDMILGIWVGVDNHGMNCFFGCVLLRDENVQSXSWALKTFLGFMNGKAPGTILTDQNMWLKEAVADQIPKTKHAFCIRHIVAKFSDWFSVLLGPRYDKWKTDFHELYNLHSVEDFEGEWSKMVSMYGLHGNKHINSLYALRMFWALPYLRSYFCAGMTNAIQSEAVSAYIQRILSAQSNLENLVEQVAAIVELKDEAGAKQKLQRKIRKVTLKTGSPIESHAASILTPYAFTKLQEELVSAPQFASLMVDENYFIVRHHTQLNGGYKVIWIPQDEFISCSCCQFEFSGILCRHILRVLSNNNCFHIPDRYLPLRWCGAKSSMRTSGEYAGKVQLLRSMVASLISEPFESEEFLDVACDQIGAALSRIKEFSGNPHETDEIGYNSPPESLILPEVEESVHGFAVGNPHESIPTGKMKERRTRDGMDLYRKRRRCSVPCCGLLGHDTAECPMMQGDDLNGDGLGFL from the exons ATGATGTCTGAATTAACAAGTGTGATGAAGGAAACTTCTGACAATAATACGGATTCATCCCCAAATGATTTTGGTACCATAGAGGAATCGCCTGAGGAAACCATATTGTCACGGCAAACTTCAATTAATCTCGTCCCATTTATTGGCCAGAGATTTGTTTCACAAGATGCTGCATATGAGTTTTATTGCAGCTTTGCAAAGCAGTTTGGCTTTTCAATTAGACGGCATCGAACTCGAGGGAAAGATGGGGTGGGGAGGGGGATTACCAGAAGGGATTTCACCTGTCACCGTGGTGGCTATCCACAGATAAAGCCTTCTGATGAtggaaagctgcaaagaaaTCGAAAGTCATCTCGTTGCGGATGTCAAGCATTCATGCGAATTGTTAAAAGGGCTGATTTTGACATACCTGAATGGCGCATTACTGGTTTCAGCAACATCCACAATCACGAACTTTTAAAATCAAATGACATGCAGCTGCTTCCTGCTTACTGCACCATGTCTCCAGATGACAAGAGCAGGATTTGCATGTATGCAAAAGCTGGGATGTCAGTGCGACAAATGTTAAGATTAATGGAGCTGGAGAAGGGTGTCAAGCTTGGTTGTTTACCTTTCACAGAAATAGATGTCAGGAACTTGTTGCGATCTTTTAGACCCGTGGATCGTGATAATGATGCTATAGACCTTCTCAAAATGTGCAAGGATAAGAAGGATAAAGATCCCAACTTCAAATACAACTTCCAGCTAGATGCAAATAACAGATTGGAATATATTGCATGGTCTTATGCTTCTTCCATTAGATCTTATGAGGCTTTCGGAGATGCGG GTTTTGATACTACACACCGTTTAGAAGCTTATGATATGATCTTAGGAATTTGGGTTGGAGTTGATAATCATGGGATGAATTGTTTCTTTGGTTGTGTGCTTCTTCGGGATGAGAATGTGCAGT TTTCGTGGGCATTGAAG ACGTTCTTGGGTTTCATGAATGGAAAGGCTCCCGGAACAATTTTGACTGACCAGAACATGTGGCTGAAAGAAGCAGTTGCGGATCAGATTCCCAAGACAAAACATGCTTTCTGCATCAGGCATATCGTTGCGAAGTTCTCTGATTGGTTTTCAGTGCTTCTTGGGCCACGGTATGACAAATGGAAGACAGACTTTCATGAACTCTATAATTTGCACAGTGTGGAAGATTTTGAAGGAGAATGGAGCAAGATGGTCAGCATGTATGGGCTACATGGAAATAAGCATATCAATAGCTTGTACGCATTACGTATGTTTTGGGCCCTTCCATATTTGAGGTCTTACTTTTGTGCGGGAATGACCAACGCTATCCAATCTGAGGCAGTCAGTGCTTACATCCAGAGGATTTTAAGTGCTCAATCTAATCTTGAAAATTTAGTGGAGCAG GTCGCTGCTATAGTTGAGCTGAAGGATGAAGCAGGAGCAAAGCAAAAGTTGCAACGGAAAATCCGCAAAGTCACCCTCAAAACTGGATCTCCGATTGAATCTCATGCTGCTTCTATTCTTACACCATATGCATTTACCAAACTACAAGAGGAACTTGTATCAGCACCACAATTTGCCTCTCTAATGGTagatgaaaattattttattgtgaGACACCACACACAGTTGAATGGAGGATACAAAGTAATCTGGATCCCTCAAGATGAGTTCATCAGCTGCAGTTGCTGCCAGTTTGAATTTTCAGGTATCCTTTGTCGGCATATTCTCCGGGTTCTATCAAACAACAACTGTTTTCACATTCCCGACCGGTATTTGCCTCTCCGTTGGTGTGGTGCAAAAAGTAGCATGAGGACATCTGGGGAGTATGCTGGAAAAGTACAGCTGTTGCGGTCTATGGTTGCATCACTAATTTCAGAACCTTTTGAGTCAGAAGAGTTCTTAGATGTTGCCTGTGACCAAATAGGTGCAGCACTTTCCCGCATCAAAGAATTTTCTGGGAATCCACACGAAACTGATGAAATTGGCTATAATAGTCCACCAGAGTCATTGATTCTTCCAGAGGTCGAAGAGTCAGTTCACGGTTTTGCAGTTGGGAACCCTCATGAGTCTATCCCCActggaaaaatgaaagagagaagaacAAGAGATGGTATGGATCTCTATAGGAAAAGGAGACGTTGCTCCGTGCCTTGCTGTGGGCTGTTGGGACACGATACAGCCGAGTGCCCAATGATGCAGGGTGATGATTTGAACGGAGATGGGCTTGGCTTCCTATAG
- the LOC104426799 gene encoding uncharacterized protein LOC104426799, translating into MESKPNTITAAAVPAHAIVVREEKKPPQAQTKKKRGAMNFLRATLLLIRRGSGKTSKPSVQIEVAATGVLNKVVGSMRPLHMQSHQSPPHEGTAPALVHAVSSPGEHFVDVLPASPMSTPARPYSPSRSSTSGSTSRYASAVNLQDLVQGNSDDDEDDEDGAYDGNGGDDKIDAKAEEFIAQFYRQMRAQTYSEKTRRRSKHHAP; encoded by the coding sequence ATGGAGAGCAAACCGAACACCATCACAGCCGCCGCGGTCCCAGCCCATGCCATCGTTGTCAGAGAGGAGAAGAAACCGCCGCAGGCGCAGACCAAGAAGAAGCGTGGGGCGATGAACTTCCTGAGGGCCACGTTGTTGCTGATACGCCGTGGATCGGGCAAAACGTCGAAGCCGTCCGTCCAGATCGAGGTGGCCGCGACCGGCGTGCTGAACAAGGTCGTAGGCTCGATGCGTCCCCTGCACATGCAGAGCCACCAGTCCCCGCCGCACGAGGGCACTGCCCCCGCGCTGGTCCATGCGGTGTCCTCTCCGGGCGAGCACTTTGTCGATGTGCTCCCCGCATCCCCCATGTCGACCCCGGCCAGGCCGTACTCGCCTTCTCGCTCGTCCACCTCTGGGAGCACGAGCCGTTATGCCTCTGCGGTCAATCTGCAAGACCTCGTCCAGGGAAATTCTGATGACGACGAGGATGACGAAGATGGTGCCTACGATGGGAACGGTGGTGATGACAAGATCGATGCCAAGGCCGAGGAGTTCATCGCCCAGTTTTACCGGCAGATGAGGGCGCAGACTTACAGCGAGAAGACCCGTCGGCGCAGCAAGCATCACGCTCCTTGA